In a genomic window of Ruminococcus albus 7 = DSM 20455:
- a CDS encoding low molecular weight protein tyrosine phosphatase family protein, translating into MKILFLCSQNKRRSLTAEKYFDGYNGHQVRSAGTENNSRVKVTEGLIGWADMIFCMEKKHLRRIKDKYSSSLSNKKVICLNIPDEYGFMDEELIALLDSSVSEYL; encoded by the coding sequence ATGAAAATACTATTTCTATGTAGTCAAAACAAACGCCGAAGTCTTACAGCCGAGAAATACTTCGACGGATACAATGGACATCAGGTACGTTCTGCAGGAACGGAAAACAATTCTCGTGTGAAAGTCACGGAAGGTCTTATCGGCTGGGCCGACATGATCTTTTGTATGGAAAAGAAACATCTTCGTAGAATAAAGGATAAATACAGTTCGTCACTTTCGAACAAAAAGGTTATCTGCTTAAACATTCCCGATGAATATGGGTTTATGGACGAGGAACTTATCGCTTTGCTTGATAGCAGCGTAAGTGAATATTTGTAA
- a CDS encoding transposase yields MWKPSYFVATVSDRSLKQVTDYINSQKTK; encoded by the coding sequence ATATGGAAACCATCGTATTTTGTAGCAACTGTAAGCGACAGAAGTCTTAAACAGGTAACAGATTACATTAATTCTCAAAAAACCAAGTAG
- the tnpB gene encoding IS200/IS605 family element RNA-guided endonuclease TnpB, with product MANKAFKFRIYPNNEQKVLFAKTFGCVRLVYNYWLYKKIKQYKEYETTLNYNACAKEMAELKKMEKYSFLREVDSVSLQQSLRHLDTAFQNFYKQPKTGFPRFKSKKCKKNSYSTVCINGNIAISNGYLKLPKVGQVKVKQHRNIPNEYVLKSVTVSQTPSGKYYASILYEYENQVQEQELHDFLGLDFSMHELYKDSNGNEPAYPGYYRRAEKKLKREQKKLSLMQKGSKNRDKQRIKVAKMHEKVANQRKDFLHKQSRQIANAYDCVCIEDLNMQAMSQALKFGKSVSDNGWGMFVTFLKYKLEEQGKRLVKIDKFFASSQTCSCCGYINKETKNLAIRAWDCPECGTHHNRDVNAAINIRNEGMRIALA from the coding sequence ATGGCAAACAAAGCATTTAAATTCAGAATATACCCAAATAACGAGCAAAAGGTTTTGTTTGCCAAAACCTTCGGCTGTGTGAGATTGGTATATAACTATTGGTTATACAAAAAGATCAAGCAGTATAAAGAATATGAGACAACTTTAAATTACAATGCTTGTGCCAAAGAAATGGCTGAACTTAAGAAAATGGAGAAATACTCATTCTTACGGGAAGTGGACAGCGTATCATTGCAGCAGTCGCTTCGACACCTGGATACAGCGTTTCAGAACTTCTATAAACAGCCTAAAACAGGATTTCCCAGGTTCAAATCAAAAAAATGTAAAAAGAACAGCTATTCTACCGTTTGTATCAATGGTAACATAGCCATATCCAATGGATACTTGAAATTACCTAAAGTCGGACAAGTCAAAGTAAAACAGCACAGGAACATTCCTAATGAATATGTTCTCAAGTCTGTGACAGTAAGTCAGACTCCAAGCGGAAAATACTATGCAAGTATTCTGTATGAGTACGAAAACCAAGTACAGGAACAGGAACTGCATGACTTCTTAGGGCTTGACTTTTCGATGCACGAGCTGTACAAAGACAGCAACGGCAATGAACCGGCTTACCCCGGATACTACAGAAGAGCTGAAAAAAAGCTAAAAAGAGAACAAAAAAAACTTTCTCTTATGCAGAAAGGCTCTAAAAACCGTGATAAACAACGTATCAAGGTTGCTAAAATGCATGAGAAAGTTGCAAATCAACGAAAGGACTTTCTACATAAACAGTCAAGACAGATAGCCAATGCCTATGATTGTGTATGTATAGAAGATCTAAACATGCAAGCAATGTCTCAGGCACTTAAATTCGGCAAGTCGGTTTCAGATAACGGCTGGGGAATGTTTGTAACATTCCTGAAGTACAAACTGGAAGAGCAAGGCAAAAGGCTTGTAAAGATAGATAAATTCTTTGCGAGCAGTCAGACTTGTTCGTGCTGTGGATACATCAATAAGGAAACAAAGAACCTTGCTATAAGAGCATGGGACTGTCCCGAATGCGGAACTCACCATAACAGAGATGTAAATGCTGCAATAAATATAAGAAATGAAGGTATGCGTATAGCATTAGCGTAG